Below is a window of Poseidonibacter antarcticus DNA.
TTGTACCATTATAATTATTAATAGGAATATCTAAATAATCCAAAGGATTTAAATCTTTCTCATTTTCATAAAAAAATTTTCCTTCATTTAAACGCTCTAAATATGAAAGCGTTCCAATAGTTCCTAATCTTTCACATAATATTTGTGCTAGAGATCTTATATATGACCCCTCACTTACACTTGATTCAAATGTTATAAAAGGATGATTATAAGTAATAAACTTTGTATCAACTATATTCATAGTGGATTTTTTCATTTCAAACTCAATACCATCTCTTGCAAGGTCATAAGCTCTTTTACCATCAATTTTTTTTGCAGAAAATTTTGGTGGAGTATATTCTATTTCACCTTTTAGGTTTTCAATCTCTTTTTTGATTAAATCTTTATCTAAAGGTTTTACAATTTCTATACTTGTTACATTTTCAATATCTAAAGATTCTGATTGTACACCTAACCAAAGAACGGCTTTATACGTTTTTGGTGTTTTTGATAAATATTTAAATAGTTTTGAATATTGTCCAAAAGCTACAATCAAACATCCACAAGCAAAAGGATCTAATGTTCCACTAAATCCTGCTTTTTTATTTTTATATTTTCTTTTGATTTTATTCAAATAAGTATTTGAAGAAATAAATATTGGTTTTTTAACCACTAACAATTTATTTAGTGGTTCTTTATTATAAAGTCTTTTTTGCATTACTAACTCTAATCAAGTTTTATATTTTATTTACAAAAGAAGATAATATATCTCTTTTTGTACCACCAAAATTAATAGTAAGTTTATAATCTTTTCCAGCTTTTGTAGCTTTTTGAACTCTACCCATTCCAAAAATTTTATGTTGAACTAAATCGCCTTTTTTTAAGGCTGAATTTTTTTCAATTGTTAAAGAACCTTTAATCAAACCAGATTCACTTAAGAATCTACTTTTATTTAACATAGCTCTTTTACCCTTATAAAATCGTGAATGGACAAATGATAAAGTTAAGTTATCCATAGCTCTAGTAATTGCTACATAACCTAGTCTTCTCTCTTCTTCAATATCTGAGCCATCACCAGTAAGAGGGAAAAATCCTTCTTCCAGACCTATTATAAATAAGTTTTTAAACTCTAAACCTTTTGAAGCATGAATACTCATCATTGAAATAGCTTCATTATTATATTCACCATTTTCACTTTCTAACGCAATCTCATTTAAAAAGTCTTTTAATTCTAAATGTGGATTTTGCATAAAGTAATCTCTAATATATCCATAAAACTCATCAATATTACCTTGACGTTCAAAACCATCAGGTACATTATCATAAGATGCTCTGTAATCAAAAGCTTCTTCAAAAGAGTCTAAAAACTTCATTTTTGATTCTTCCAAAATATCTTTTAAATCCATAATTGAAGCTTCATAAACTTTTAGTGTTCTTGAATTCTTTTTTCCTACAATTGCAGCTAAATCTTCAGGACTTAAATCTTGAATTAAATCAAAAATTGGTTTTTTTGTTTCAATTGATTTAGCTTCTAATTTATCAATTGTTGTTTTACCAATTCCACGTTTTGGTTTATTAATAACTCTTTTTAATGAAAAATTATCATTTGAGTTTGTTAGTATTCTAAAGTAAGCTATTAAATCTTTAATTTCAGCACGCTCATAGAATTTCATTCCACCAACAAGTTTATAGTTTAAACCTGCTTTATTAAAACCTTCTTCAAGTGATCTTGAAAGTGCATTTACTCTAAATAATACAGCTATATCTTTTGCAGAAATTCCATTATCTAATAAAGATTTTATATCATCTACTATTTTTCTAGTTTCTTCATTTTCATCATGTGATTCATAAACTTTAATTGAATCACCTTTCATTCTTGTCCCAACTAGTTTTTTCCCTAATCTATCACGATTATGCTCAATTAATTGATTTGCATGTTCTAAGATAGTATCTGTAGATCTATAGTTTTCTTCAAGTTTTACAACTTTTGTATCTTCAAAATGCTCGGAGAAATTCAAAATATTTTTTATTGTAGCACCTCTCCAACCATAAATACTTTGATCATCATCACCAACTACACAAAGATTATTATGACTTGCACATAATAATCTTAATAATCTATATTGTAATTCATTTGTATCTTGATACTCATCAACCATAATATATTGGTATCTTTGACTTGTTTGCTCTGCTAATTTTTCATTGTTTTTTAATATTTCATAAGGTAATAGTAATAAATCATCAAAATCAACTAAATTGTTTTTTAATAAATATTCTTGATATTTTTGATAAACAAGTGCAATTTGTTGATATAGTTTTAATTCAGCACCTGCAATTGCTTCAGCAGGAGATAATAAAGTATTCTTATATTTAGAAATTTCAGAAGCTATAAGAGATGTTGTAATCTCTTTATCAATTGATTTAATTATTCTTTTTTTATCATCTGTATCAATTATAATAAAATTAGCTTTTCTTCCTAATTCACTCATATGAAATTTTAAAAATAATAATCCAAACTTATGAAAGGTACATAATAAAGGGGGAGTATTTATTGATGATGGATTAATCATTGAAAAAGCACGTTCTCTCATTTCTGAAGCGGCTTTATTTGTAAATGTTAATGTTAATATTGAACTAGGATCTATCCCTATTGAAATTAAATAAGCTAATCGTGTTGTAATAGTTTTAGTTTTTCCAGAACCCGCACCTGCAAGTATAAGTAGCGAACCATCAATGTGTTCAGCCGCACTTTTTTGAGAATCATTTAATAATGATAATAAATTTTCAGACATTTCTTCTCCCATAATATATAATTATAACATAGATTAAATAAATCCATTATTCTTCTTAATTATTTTATTTATAAATAAATGTTATGATAAATATAATTTATAACACGGAGGCTATAATGCTAACAGATTTTGCAAAACTAGAGACTTTTCTTACAGTTGTACGAGAAAAATCTTTTTCAAAAGCTTCAGCAAAACTTGGTATTTCTCAACCCGCGGTTACACAGCAAATGAAATTCATAGAAGACTATCTTGATGTTCAAGTAGTTGATAGAAAAAAGAATGGTATTAGACTTACGAAAGAAGGTCAAAAACTTTATTCTATTGCAATTAAAATAGAAAAATGTGTTGCTAACGGTGAGAAAGAACTATTAAAAATTATGAACAAAGATGTAACTTTTGTATTTGGTGCATCATTTATTATTGGGAATTATATATTACCAAGATTTTTAAATAATTTAAAAGAAAATATAAACAATGAAGTTTCAATTAACGTTTCAGTTTCTCATGAAGCAATTGAAGATTTATTAGATAAAAAAATTGATATGGCATTAGTTGAAAACTATGTTTCAAATGATGATATTATTTATAGAGAATGGATGCAAGATGAAATTGTAATATTCTCTAATCAAGAACTTCCTCCACGAGCTAAAGCTGAGGATTTGTTATCATATAAATGGGTTTGTAGAAATCCAGAATCAAATACTAGAGCAATTTTTAAAGAAAATCTTGATAAAGCTAATTTCCCTGATTGTGATACATTTGATGTTACAAGTGAAGTTACAAGTGCTACTACTATTGTACAAACAGTTTTACATTCAGATAAAAGCATAACACCTACAGTTTCTATTGTATCAAGAAATGCAATTGAATCATTATTAAAATCAGGTGCTTTATATGAATCTAGAATCAACAATCAAAAAATGGTAAGAAAACTATATATTGCATATAGAAAAGATAGAAAACATGATGCATTTATTGATAATGTAGTTGATTATCTACTAAAAATCAAATAACACTAGGATTATTCCTAGTATTATTACTTAATAATTAAACCCAACTTCTTCTAAAGCTAATCTAATTTTTTTCATTTGAGCATGTTTATTTCTACACCAATCAGGTGATAATAATGTATCATCATCAATCCCTGCTGTTATTCTTTGAACTGAAATATGTGAAGGTAAATCAACAATTGATTTAACAACTGTATCTATATATAATTCTTCAGAAATAGGAGTAAATCTTCCTTTTCTAAACTCATTTGTAAGTAAAGTATTTTTTACTACATATAAAGGATGAAATTTAACCGAATCAACATCAAGTTCTACTGTTTGTTTAAAACTTTCAAGCATCATTTCTTGAGTTTCATTTGGTAATCCATAGATTAAATGACCACAAACATTTAAACCTTTTTCTTTAGATCTTTTAATCCAATATTTCATATTTTCAACACTGTCACCACGATTTATAGTATCAAGTGTTTCATCATAAAAAGATTGAATACCATACTCAATCCAAATTTCTTTATCTTTAGATAAATCTTTTAAATAATCAAGAATTTCATCCGTAACACAATCAGTTCTTGTACCAATACTTAACCCTATTACATTTTCAAAACTAAGAGCTTTTTCATATAAAGCTTTTAATGTAGAAAAGGGTGCATACGTATTTGTAAAAGATTGAAAATAAACTATAAATTTTTGTGTTCCAAATTTATTACCTAATCTTTGTTTTGTTGCATTAAATTGCATCTCAAGTTGTTTTAGTTGATTATCCAAATATGGATTTTCTTCTACTCTTGGATTTAATTTAAATTTTGTTTTTTTCTCTCGTAAATTAGGTGAAAAAGAATCATTTTCACAAAAAGAACAACCACCTTTGGCTACTGTTCCATCAATATTAGGACATGTAAATCCTGATATTGAAATAGGAACTTTATATACTTTTTCACCAAATTTATTTTTGAAATATCTACCAATTGTTAAAACATTTTTTAATTTATTCATATTATTCTTTTACGAAATAGTCCCCATCAAAACTTTCAAGACCATAGTGTCTATCATTTCCAATTGCATTTACTAAATCATCAATAGATAAGTATTCTAAAGAATCTGCTTCAATATATTTACAAACTTCATCTTTTGTCATATTACTAGAAATTAACTCTTTTTTATCAGGTGTATCAATACCATAATAACATGGGAATTTTATTTCAGGAGAGGCTACTCTAAAGTGAACTTCTTTTGCACCTGCATCTTTAAGCATTTTTACAATTCTTTTTGATGTAGTACCACGAACAACAGAATCATCAATTACAAGTAAAGATTTTCCTTCTATCATTGAGTTCATTGGTGAAAGTTTCATTCTTACTTTTAAGTTTCTCATTTCTTGTGTTGGTTCGATAAATGTTCTTCCAACATAGTGATTTCTAATAATTCCATATTTAAAAGGAACTCCACTTTCTGCTGCATAACCAAGTGCTGCTGGAACTCCTGAATCAGGAACAGGTATAACTATGTCATATTTGGATTTTGAATTTTTATCATTAATAGCTAAAGCTTTACCCATATCTTCTCTTGCTTTATATACACTTTTTCCATCAATTATAGAATCAGGACGTGCAAAATATACATATTCAAAAGCACAAGGTCTAAATTCTGGCTCATAAACTTGAATCGATTCAGGTTCTTTACCCTCACTTAAAATTAACATTTCTCCAGGTCTTACATCTCTTATAAATGTTGCACCTACTAAATCAAATGCACATGTTTCAGATGCAACTATGTAACCACCTGAATTTAATTTTCCTAGAGATAATGGTCTAATACCATACTTATCTCTTATAATAAATTGTTTTGATCTTGATTGAACAATAAAACAATAAGCTCCAATAGTCCGTTCTAAAGCTTCTACAATCCTATCTCTTAATCTATCTTTGGTATTTTTTGCAATTAAATGAATTAAATTTTCGGTATCCATTCCTGTTTGAAAAATGGCACCCTTGTCAATTAAATCTTTTCTAACTTCTTCTTTATTGATTAAATTTCCATTATGAACAATAGATATTTCTCCAAGTTTATACTTAGCAAACACGGGTTGAGCATCTAAAATAGAATCTCCACCAGCTGTTGAATATCTATTATGACCAATAGCCATATTCCCTTTTAGGATTTTAAGTGCAGATTCTTTAAATACATCTGATACTAAACCCCTATTTTTAATTGTATGAATTTTCCCATCACATGAAGAAGATATACCTGTAGCTTCTTGACCTCTATGTTGCATTGCAAACAAAGCAAGAGATGCAAGTCTTGCAGCATTATCATTCCCGTAAATTCCAACTATTGCGCACATTTATTTAACCTTATTTAAAAGAAAGAAGTAAAAGAGATGCCCAACTACAAATAGCATTTACTATTTGTAGTCAAGATATCTTTTTTCTTTTAGTTTTATTTTATTTTGTTATTTTTTGTAAAGTTTTAAGTTTTATAAACCTAAAGCGTCATTGATTGAGTAAAGATTTGGCTCTTTTCCAATAATCCATTTTGCAACTTTTATAGCACCTTTTGAAAAAGTGTTTCTAGCTGTTGCAGTATGATTTAGTTCTAAAAACTCACCATCATTATATAAACCAACAGTATGTCGACCTACTATATCTCCACCTCGTAAAGCCATTACTGCAATTTCATCTTTAGTTCTTGCACCAATTTGACCATCACGACCTGAAACTCTAACCTCATCAAGATTTAAACCTCTTGCTTTTGCAGCGTGTTCAGCTAATGTTAAAGCAGTTCCAGAAGGTGCATCAACTTTATGTTTATGATGTTGTTCAACGATTTCAATATCAAAATCTCTTAATGTTTTAGATGCTAAGGCTACTAGTTTATTTAAAACAGCAACTCCTAAACTCATATTTGTAGCATATAAAATTGGAACTAGTTTACTAGCCTCAATTAATAAGTTTTGTTGATGTTTAGAAAATCCAGTTGTTGCAATTACTAAGGGTTTTCTAGCACCATTTTCAATAACTTCTGTTAATAAAGCTTCAGTAGCATCTGGTGCAGAGAAATCTATAATAACATCAGAAGAATCAAATAAAACCTTCATATCATTAGTAACAACAATATCTTCAGGTAATTGTCTATTTAATTTTTTAAAAACGTGAACAGCTGATACTCTTGCTTGTTCATCGTTTTCTAAGTCATCAATTAATAAAGACCCTACTCGACCTGTACTTCCTAATATACCTACATTAATCATTTTAATTAATTTCCTTTTATCCTAAATATTCAATAATATTAACAGCTGCTGTTGCACCATCTGCTGCGGCACAAACAACTTGTTTAGCAGCATCAATTCTAATATCACCAGCTGCATATAATCCTTTTACAGAAGTTTGCATTTTTAAATCAACTACAACTTCACCTGCATTATTTGTATCACATAAAAAAGATCCATCTTCTTGTTTTAATGGTTCATTTAATACATTTCTTCCAACAAATACAAAAACACCAGGAGTTGGTAAATCTCTAATTTCACCATTTTCTTTTGATTTAACTTTTAATCCAAGAACACCTGACATATCCCCAAATACTTCTTCAACATCAACATTTGTTACTTCTTCAATATTTGAAGCAGCTTTCATATGTTCAATTGTAGATGGTGCTGCTCTATATGTATCTCGTCTATGAACTAAATATACTTTTGAACACATTTTAGATAAGTAAACTGCTTCTTCTAAAGCTGAATCTCCACCACCAATTACTGCAACTTCTTTCCCTTTATAGAAAAAACCATCACAAGTTGCACAAGTTGAAATTCCTCTTCCGAAAAATTCATCTTCACCTTTAAAACCTGCACGTCTTGGAACTGAACCTGTTGCCATTAAAACAGTTTTAGCTTCATATTCTTTCCCATCAACTGCTGAAAGTTTAAACGTATCACCTTCTTTTGTAATAGTTGTAATTTGATTCATTTCATGTTTTAATCCAAATCTTTGACATTGTTCTGGCCAATTTGACATTAAATCCATACCTGTAACAATTTCACTTTGTCCTGGATAATTTTCTATTTCTGAAGAACCTGTAATTTGTCCTCCTGGCATACCCATTTCAAACATTGTAACATTACCTAAACCACCTCTTGTAGCGTATAGTCCCGCTGTTAACCCAGCTGGTCCTCCACCAATAATTGCTAAATCTAACATATCAAATTCCTTATTTTTTATCATTTATAATTTATAGTATTTATTAAAGATGTAATAATACTAAAATCTATGTAAGTTATAGTTTAACTAAGCTTTACTTAATTAAACGATAATTTTTATCGTTTAATAAAAAATATTAAACTAATTTAACATTTTTATCCAAAGAATAGCCCATACCTTTTACAATCACAATTGATTCTGCTGGTATTTTTTTTCTAATTCTTTTTATCATAGCTCTTATATTTACAAGATTTGTATCTTCACCTTCCCATACATACTCTTCTAATTCTGAATAAGTAGCAATATGATGCAAATTTTTAGAAAAAAGTTCTAAGAATAAAATCTCTTTTTTTGTTAATTCTATTTCTTTACCATTATTATATAATATATGATTAATAAAATCATATTTATACTCATCATTAAATTTTAAAAACTTATTTTGTATTTTACAAAATTTTTTAACTTTTTGAACTAATTCTAAGATAAAGAATGGTTTTTTAAGATAATCATCACAAGCTAAATCATAAGATTTTTGTATTTTCTCAAAATCATGATTTGAACTTATTATAATTACAGGTGTAACTTTATGATTAATTCTTAATAACTCTAATAATGAAATACCATCAATATGTGGAACATTGATATCTAAAATAAAACAACTATATCCATTATCAAGTGCTTCAAGAGCATCATTACCATCTGTAAAAGTATCAATAGTATAGTTTTCTTTTTCTAGTGCTGTTTTAATTACATTTAATAATCGTTCATTATCTTCTAAAACTAATATTTTCATTAAGCATTATCCAAAATAATCTCAAAAGATGCACCATCTTTTAGATTCTGTACATTTAATTTTCCATTCATTTTATCTTCTATAATCATTTTTGCCATATATAAGCCTATTCCGTGTCCATTTTCTTTTGTTGAGTAATAAACTTTAAAAATGTCATTTATATTTTTAATATTAATACCTCCTGCATTATCATTTATTTTTATGATTAATTGTTTATTTATATTATATATAAAGATATTAATATTTCTATTTTTTATATCTATTTTTAATAATTCATCTTTTGCATTATTTATAATATTTAAAAAAGATTGCATAAATTCATTTCTAAAACCATTAACATTTAAGTTTGTATTTTCTTTTACATCAATTTTAATATTTATGTAATTATATTTAATATTATGACTTACTATTTCTAACATTGAATTTATTGTTTCTATTATATTAAAAGTTTGTTCTTTATTTGATGGTTTTATAAATTCTTGAAAATCATTTATAGTATTAGTCATATAATTTACTTGTGTCATTATATCTTTTACATAAGATTCATCTTCACGAAGATTAGTATTTACTTTATTATTATAAAAACTCTCTTGTGCTATTGTTGTGATTTCTACTAGTGGTGATTTCCACTGATGTGCAATTGATGAAAATATTTCTCCAAGTTCTGCTAGTTTTGATTGTTGAATAATAAACTCTTCATTTTTCTTTTTTTCTTCTTCAATTTGTTTTTCTTTTGTCACATCTGTAAAAATTGTTACTGTTCCTGTTTTTTTAGTTTTACTATCACAATAATTTGCTTGTTTTATAAAAAAAGTTTTAATATCATTTTTTGATATTTCAAAACTAAACTGATTATTTTTTTCTTTATCTAATTTGAAATTTTCTAGGGCTTGATAAATTTGAATTGATTTATTGTTTTTAAAATCACTTAATTTATTCCAATATACTTTTTTCATAGTAACATTAATAAAATTGCAAAACTTAGCATTAGAATCTATAATTATTCCTTTA
It encodes the following:
- the truB gene encoding tRNA pseudouridine(55) synthase TruB, which translates into the protein MQKRLYNKEPLNKLLVVKKPIFISSNTYLNKIKRKYKNKKAGFSGTLDPFACGCLIVAFGQYSKLFKYLSKTPKTYKAVLWLGVQSESLDIENVTSIEIVKPLDKDLIKKEIENLKGEIEYTPPKFSAKKIDGKRAYDLARDGIEFEMKKSTMNIVDTKFITYNHPFITFESSVSEGSYIRSLAQILCERLGTIGTLSYLERLNEGKFFYENEKDLNPLDYLDIPINNYNGTKEWLFNGKKISTDYLETKDDGKYLILFDDFFSIIEIVGNEVNYLLNKVTL
- a CDS encoding ATP-dependent helicase; protein product: MSENLLSLLNDSQKSAAEHIDGSLLILAGAGSGKTKTITTRLAYLISIGIDPSSILTLTFTNKAASEMRERAFSMINPSSINTPPLLCTFHKFGLLFLKFHMSELGRKANFIIIDTDDKKRIIKSIDKEITTSLIASEISKYKNTLLSPAEAIAGAELKLYQQIALVYQKYQEYLLKNNLVDFDDLLLLPYEILKNNEKLAEQTSQRYQYIMVDEYQDTNELQYRLLRLLCASHNNLCVVGDDDQSIYGWRGATIKNILNFSEHFEDTKVVKLEENYRSTDTILEHANQLIEHNRDRLGKKLVGTRMKGDSIKVYESHDENEETRKIVDDIKSLLDNGISAKDIAVLFRVNALSRSLEEGFNKAGLNYKLVGGMKFYERAEIKDLIAYFRILTNSNDNFSLKRVINKPKRGIGKTTIDKLEAKSIETKKPIFDLIQDLSPEDLAAIVGKKNSRTLKVYEASIMDLKDILEESKMKFLDSFEEAFDYRASYDNVPDGFERQGNIDEFYGYIRDYFMQNPHLELKDFLNEIALESENGEYNNEAISMMSIHASKGLEFKNLFIIGLEEGFFPLTGDGSDIEEERRLGYVAITRAMDNLTLSFVHSRFYKGKRAMLNKSRFLSESGLIKGSLTIEKNSALKKGDLVQHKIFGMGRVQKATKAGKDYKLTINFGGTKRDILSSFVNKI
- a CDS encoding LysR family transcriptional regulator, whose translation is MLTDFAKLETFLTVVREKSFSKASAKLGISQPAVTQQMKFIEDYLDVQVVDRKKNGIRLTKEGQKLYSIAIKIEKCVANGEKELLKIMNKDVTFVFGASFIIGNYILPRFLNNLKENINNEVSINVSVSHEAIEDLLDKKIDMALVENYVSNDDIIYREWMQDEIVIFSNQELPPRAKAEDLLSYKWVCRNPESNTRAIFKENLDKANFPDCDTFDVTSEVTSATTIVQTVLHSDKSITPTVSIVSRNAIESLLKSGALYESRINNQKMVRKLYIAYRKDRKHDAFIDNVVDYLLKIK
- a CDS encoding TIGR01212 family radical SAM protein (This family includes YhcC from E. coli K-12, an uncharacterized radical SAM protein.), whose product is MNKLKNVLTIGRYFKNKFGEKVYKVPISISGFTCPNIDGTVAKGGCSFCENDSFSPNLREKKTKFKLNPRVEENPYLDNQLKQLEMQFNATKQRLGNKFGTQKFIVYFQSFTNTYAPFSTLKALYEKALSFENVIGLSIGTRTDCVTDEILDYLKDLSKDKEIWIEYGIQSFYDETLDTINRGDSVENMKYWIKRSKEKGLNVCGHLIYGLPNETQEMMLESFKQTVELDVDSVKFHPLYVVKNTLLTNEFRKGRFTPISEELYIDTVVKSIVDLPSHISVQRITAGIDDDTLLSPDWCRNKHAQMKKIRLALEEVGFNY
- the purF gene encoding amidophosphoribosyltransferase; amino-acid sequence: MCAIVGIYGNDNAARLASLALFAMQHRGQEATGISSSCDGKIHTIKNRGLVSDVFKESALKILKGNMAIGHNRYSTAGGDSILDAQPVFAKYKLGEISIVHNGNLINKEEVRKDLIDKGAIFQTGMDTENLIHLIAKNTKDRLRDRIVEALERTIGAYCFIVQSRSKQFIIRDKYGIRPLSLGKLNSGGYIVASETCAFDLVGATFIRDVRPGEMLILSEGKEPESIQVYEPEFRPCAFEYVYFARPDSIIDGKSVYKAREDMGKALAINDKNSKSKYDIVIPVPDSGVPAALGYAAESGVPFKYGIIRNHYVGRTFIEPTQEMRNLKVRMKLSPMNSMIEGKSLLVIDDSVVRGTTSKRIVKMLKDAGAKEVHFRVASPEIKFPCYYGIDTPDKKELISSNMTKDEVCKYIEADSLEYLSIDDLVNAIGNDRHYGLESFDGDYFVKE
- the dapB gene encoding 4-hydroxy-tetrahydrodipicolinate reductase, whose translation is MINVGILGSTGRVGSLLIDDLENDEQARVSAVHVFKKLNRQLPEDIVVTNDMKVLFDSSDVIIDFSAPDATEALLTEVIENGARKPLVIATTGFSKHQQNLLIEASKLVPILYATNMSLGVAVLNKLVALASKTLRDFDIEIVEQHHKHKVDAPSGTALTLAEHAAKARGLNLDEVRVSGRDGQIGARTKDEIAVMALRGGDIVGRHTVGLYNDGEFLELNHTATARNTFSKGAIKVAKWIIGKEPNLYSINDALGL
- the trxB gene encoding thioredoxin-disulfide reductase codes for the protein MLDLAIIGGGPAGLTAGLYATRGGLGNVTMFEMGMPGGQITGSSEIENYPGQSEIVTGMDLMSNWPEQCQRFGLKHEMNQITTITKEGDTFKLSAVDGKEYEAKTVLMATGSVPRRAGFKGEDEFFGRGISTCATCDGFFYKGKEVAVIGGGDSALEEAVYLSKMCSKVYLVHRRDTYRAAPSTIEHMKAASNIEEVTNVDVEEVFGDMSGVLGLKVKSKENGEIRDLPTPGVFVFVGRNVLNEPLKQEDGSFLCDTNNAGEVVVDLKMQTSVKGLYAAGDIRIDAAKQVVCAAADGATAAVNIIEYLG
- a CDS encoding response regulator transcription factor, which translates into the protein MKILVLEDNERLLNVIKTALEKENYTIDTFTDGNDALEALDNGYSCFILDINVPHIDGISLLELLRINHKVTPVIIISSNHDFEKIQKSYDLACDDYLKKPFFILELVQKVKKFCKIQNKFLKFNDEYKYDFINHILYNNGKEIELTKKEILFLELFSKNLHHIATYSELEEYVWEGEDTNLVNIRAMIKRIRKKIPAESIVIVKGMGYSLDKNVKLV